A region of the Leopardus geoffroyi isolate Oge1 chromosome C2, O.geoffroyi_Oge1_pat1.0, whole genome shotgun sequence genome:
GCCtatctttatatatttctcaTGTATGTCTTTTAATAAACACATCTGCTTTTTACTTAAGTCTCTTACTTTCTTTAGgttcttgatttttttgtctACTTCAGGGTCTCCAGAGGTTGACTGCGAGATAGTATTTCGTGGTGTGCTCTGTGGGGCAGGAGTAGGTGCCAAATCGGGACTCTTTTCATTCCTTGCTTCCTGCAggaaatatattcaaaaaatcaattttctaaaatcaaaacattaaagTACGTCAACCAACAGAGCCTTGATATATAAAATGCTAAAGCCAAAAtgtgattttatcttttatactACATTTTATGTCATTGATCTGAATTGAAGGTCTCATGAAATATGCCACATTGTCCCATAACAGAAAGATACaatggagcttaaaaaaaaatatcacagtaTAAGGAAGACACCCAGAAGGTTTTTACTATGTAATTGTCATAGAGACTACTTTGCTAGATCTAAAATTTAAAGTAGCATAATAATTTGAGACCCATGTTgagcactgttagtgcagagcctacctggaattttctctctccctctttctttgctcttcccgcccccctgccccgctcCCATGCTCAGCATGCACACTcggtccctctttctctctctctcaaaataaatacacttaaataaaaagttatatttaaaaaaaaagatatttctggaGATGAAATATATTAACTACAGAAGAGCACACTGATTTTTTTGAAGCTCAGATTTTAGCAGACTATGGCTGCATAATTCAATTCTATACCTTAAAATAGTAATTGCCTGTCAAAACACATAAGCAACCTAGAGCTGTCAAAATTCAAGCATTGCCAGCAAGACCGCATTGTCCGAATCTCAAAACTATGATCGCCATGACTTCACGAACAGATACTCCTAGCTTAGCTGATCTCACCATCACTGTAAGACATACACAATCATAATCTGTCAATTATGACACTGCTGTgttttttcaactataaaatcATATAACAATCCACCGTTTTGGGTACTTCTGGTGTTGAGATTCCCAGCTGAATAATTTCCTATAGTAATGtaatactgaaaaacaaagtgGCTTTAGTATCGTGTCATTTCTGATCTCTCTTAACAAACGTATGCTTTCAGGGAGCAAACTGCACCACTTCACACAGGCTCCACCAAAAGGGTCTACGACAAGTAACGTTACTACACAATCTTATCAGGGTTTCAGGTTTTAAGATCAGGTTGTTTCCTCgcttcctcattttattttatggaactATTCAGAAATTCACAGgcaaacacaaaaagaaagacattctggCTATTTATATCTAACTCCAACTACATTTTATAACGAAATAGTCAAGTCTTTAGGACTAGAATCTTTAAACTTTGAGGCTTAAACTAAGCTAATTTAACTGGTTCTGTTTTGAAAAGATTAGTGCCCCAAATACCTGTTTTGCAGCTTTCTTAGCCTCATGCTTCCTTTGATTTTTCAGGGCTGTTTTTGATAATGGCTTATCATTTCCTGCTTGTGGTTTCATATTCTGAGGTGGCTCCTCCTCATGCtgtggaaaatgtaaaataaatgactGTGAAATGcagtccatatttttaaaaacaggtatcACAAATCATATAATTTTGCTAGTGTGGAATAAacttattaaatttgttttacaaTCACTGgcaaagaatatttcaaaattcttatTAGTAACAGGCACACTCCAACTGTCAGGATGGATTTAATAAGGATCTTCCTATTAACTGATATATGGTGTCTTTCATTTATACAAGATCTGGCAAAATTCACTTCAGTTTTGCTTCAACAACGGAACTTTTCTTAGTACCACTATGACACATGATTCTTCTGAAAGTATATACTAACGGTAGCTCCTTCCGGAGTCTTTTTGGATCGGACTACTGCCAACAGAAACCTAGTTGCctcatttgttttctctgcaCAAAGAATTACTTGCTAGATCTTTATATGCAAAATCAGAGattagaagattaaaaataaaagcaaattgaaaaacgaaaacagactagaagaaaacaaaacaagaggggTGACTAACCGCATACTTATAAATCCAGTATTAACATAATGAAGAGGCATACAAAAAACTCAATGACCTGTCAGACTATACAATAAAAACAGATCATCATTTCCATCATGAGATATTTATATAACCATCCATCAACTACATTCTACAACAGAAAGAGGGTGAATTAAGGAGTGAATCAAGGAGGTTCTAATATAAAACACAGTGACTATGGTTGATAATTGAAATGTGTGGAAActcaaatgttctcaccacacacacacacacacacacacccgcagtGAGGTGAGAGATTCattaattaactagatgggaggaatcctttcacaataaaTACATCTAACAAATCACCATGACagacactttaaatatcttacaatttcaCATGTCAGTTAATTTCAATaaaagaatacacacatacaGGTTTACGTTATCTCCGGAGCTGCTTCAGGAAACATACAGGATACATGACAGTACTACAACTTCTTATCAGGTTCATCTACTCAGTGATTTCCCTCTAAACTGCCGTTATCTTAGTGGTAACTGTCTCTTGGACTCTATCATTCTCAGCACATCAAAAGAACCAGATCTCCATGAAGGTTCTTAAGGACTAGCTCTCAGATCCATGTTGTACTTAAAAGTGCTATAAGGAAATGGGCGGGGTCAAACATTTAAGATGATGgaggaataaataagaaatcataCCGTGACTTCATCTTAGCTGCATGAACCGTAACAGGTCATCAAAgttgtgtgtgcatacatgttcTACCTGAAGCAACTGAATATATGAGAACCCACAATTGTAGAACAAATTTGATGGCATGtctctttcactttcttatcTACACAGCAATGTTAGTTGAGACATGGCTTTATTTGCCGAACATTTGTTTTACACATCAAAATTCTCTCAATAGTGGGCTCTCCTATAGTCCTTTGCTTTGGATAAAAACGTTTCTATTCATGAGAACTCCAGGGAAATGACAAAGCAATTACAAATGATGTAAGAAAGGATAAGTTACAAGGCTATTCCACAAGGCTCTTATCCACAAAGGATAAGTTACAAGGCTCTTCTACGTTATGAACATAATGTAGCCATCGACAGGTTTTCGttttagacaaaaagaaaaaaaatatccacacAGCTACTACGGATCATGAGCTTTTCTGGCTTTAGTACTGTGCCTATTGTATACAATTTCAtccatattaatatatttttttcatctatgtcaATTATAATGGGACTGTTTTAATGAACACACTACAGCACTGAAGGGTGATTTTGGAAGCCAAGAAATACTTAAGTATAATTTATAGgtgagtttttatttataaaaaaagtttttcttcagagagagaatctcatcatttttttccccttgtgataCATAACCATCCTCCTTTGTGAAGTTATTTACTAGAATGTCTTTGTTTCTACTAATTtcttagcagtattttttttttttgccatttagcTCATTTCTAGAATTtgatacaaacaaaaaattctcATTAGCCTGTGGTTCCttcatttaaaatcatttgataaaatcaTATAATCGTCATGTTAcgtacaaaagcaaaaatttagtGGAAATCTTAAATGGTAAaacaattttggttttaaatgttcTTACTAAGTTTTATCACTATTTTCAAAGTATATCGTTCTCTTCCTCCCCCTATCAAAACAAATGAGTTTTATGgatcagagaataaaaatatacagtGATTTGGAATTTAGTCCTCTTGTGCTTACAGGTATTTAGAAAGCCAGATATGTTGAGGtcacttctgtttttatcttaggtAAGGAAAATTTCAATATAGAGGTAAGACAATCCAAAGTCTACTATATCCTTTCTGTTTTAATCTATATACAAATATCATAAATGGGCTTAATTTGTTCataagtttttatgtttttagtaaaTGATACAACAGAAATgtttaaacaaaacatttcaatGAAGTCATTACAGACCACTGCTAGATTTTGTGGAGGAGGAAGGgttcctctgtttttgtttttgagagggttAGGAGTGGTACAAGGGAGGCATAGGACTATTTATCCTTTGAACAAGTGTTGACTTCCCTGAGTGGCTAATAATTAAGCGACTGAATATCCTCATTTACTTGAACCAGTTTACACCTACTGTATGGCCACCTTTATAATACCAATAATATTGTTGTTCATTCCTATAGAACAACTTTATTTCTTAACATCATCACAGAGACTCAGATCACTAATAAATGTTTCCCCTGAGCTCTGAAATGCTCACATTTTAAAGATCAGAATGTGACCAATGCTCTAGTCATAACTTTACAATACAGATGGGAAATGACAGCCtaaggaaaataaacatgttttgtttgaccaacagtgttttaaaaatcgaGCAATTTTACATAAGCATCCAGACTGGTTTTGTCTTGAAAAATCATTTTGGCAAACTGGGCCTAAATCTCCTATGGAAACAATCAGCTACTGCTGTGCGGTTGCTATGGCCTTTAAAGAGGGCATgatctcttccttcccccattctctcccAGTCACCAAAGCCTTACATTACCAGCCTACCCTGACAGGCATGTGAATTTGAGCCCATGATGTCTACAAAGCCAGCATGTCATACCCCATTATCTTTCtcacaaatgtaaaatgtgaacTGTTTTAAATGGACTACTCTGTTAACAATGTCAGCTGTTCCCCATCTTCAATGGTAGGTCCTCCATGATTTCTAGAGTTGATATTCTAATCAGGTGCTAAGTAACACAAGAACATACATGAGAAAAAGGTCTTGAGAATTCCACACACTAAAAAACCTTTTCCTACCAAAGTAGTAAAAAACTTTACTTACTAGTTTGGAATTGGTGATTGGTTTATTTCTTAAAGCTGGAGGTCTATAAGCTGTTGCAACTTTAGGTTCTTCACTGGGTACGTCACTTGGAACTGCTTGGTAAGTTATCGTTTTTGCTGGAAATATTCCATCTAAAAATGGCTGCCAAGAAACCTGCCATAATTCTGCATTTGATGGCACATCATGCTTGTGCAAGACAGAGCCAGTATAATGCCAAATCTTGTACCCATTATTGACACGTAACCTGGGAGCACATGTGGCTGTTAAAATATGCTCGCCATCAGGGCACCAAGCAAAATATGTAGAATCAGAGGCCACTGGTTTAGAAATAAGTTTGTAGTTTTTAACATCCCACACTTCCATTTGTCCCCTCAGATTTCCAAACCCAGCTAGTACTAATATATGTCCATGCGGGCTATAGTAGGCTGCATTACGAGGACCAGTTCCGAAGTCAAAAACAGGATCACATTTCAAGTTGAAAATTGTCGCTTTGGCAGGCATAAAACCATAAACGGCACAAAACTCAGTAGAACTAGAATTCCAAACGACATCATAAATGGGGCCATTTTTtgctagaaaaagaatataaaaccgAAATTAGCAATAAAGAATAACATGAATACAATATTTATTAGTGAATTACAATTGTATAATACTCATAAACATgtcaaacagtaaaaaaaaaatccaacaatttCAAGATACgatacaattaaaatatttttatatgatataCTATGGATATTGATGTATAACCATAAATTTATTTAAGAACCTCTAGGGAATCTAAATTTCGTTTAAACATTTTGGCAATGTAGGTTCAAAGACACacgttattattactattaccaaACTAGTTTTCACTGGAAGAGGTAATGTGggcacacagaaataaaaatacacattatataaaatgatacacCACACAATAAGTTCCCCCACACAAAGGCAACCCTCTATTCCCTGTATATACTTTCAGAATAGTTTTGTTGAAATTAAGCATCTCtcttaaccacacacacacacacacacacacacacacacacagttctttgTTGTTACAGTTAGTATTCTATCTTGGAGATGTTTCCATATAAGCACACTAAGATCTGCCTCACTCTTTTCCAATGGTACTGTATTCCTATATGTTCTCAACTGTGAGTGTACACAAACACATCTATAGGAGTGAAACTGGCTGCTCAAAGGTACATACATTTAGTTGGTAATGTGCTACCAGAGTGCCCTTCAGAgaagctgtaccattttatattatCAACAgggtttttttgaagtttatttacttatttttttagtaatctctacacccaacgtggggctcgaactcacaaccccaagaataagagtcacatgttcctctGCCTGAGTTAGCCAGGAGCCTCAACAGTGTGTGAGAGTACAGATTTTCTCCTCATTCTCATTCACACTGTATAGTTTCATACTTTTATCTTTGTCAAGCTGCTGAGACAAAAATTGTTGTCTtgccttcctttctgttcttttattataAACTGAGCACATTTTAATATACTTACACAATCTTATTTCTGGTTTTGTGGACTATTTTTTACTGTCCCATGCCTATTTTTCTCCCCAATTATTGGCCTTTTATTGATTTACTTGATATAGCAACAATTCACCTTTCTCATGCTCATCCCTTTTCCATCTAAATAAATTTTCCCCAATCTTTTGTTTGGCTTATTTTATGGAATTTTCTTCCTCCGATGTAAAACTCTGTATTTCATATATTCAAATTAATCACTTTTCCTTTATTAGTTCTGCCTTGTTAGAaaatcttttttcacttttttaagattagaaaaaaatcaactttagaaCCAGTTTACCTAGTTTATAAAAACCTACcggcattttaatttttaggttaACTTggagaaatgacatctttataAAATTCTCCTTATAAAGGTCACATTTTGTCCCttagaagttttaaagttttcttcctaTTAGTCCTATAGATTTCTTGCCTTTTGTTGTTATGCATTTCcttctattgtgttttttaagTGGCTATTTATACTGTGACTTCATCTATACGTACAGAGATGATTCTGTTTTTCCTCCTTCAAAAGTgtacatttattcttttgataTGTCACACTGACAAGGTCTTTCAGGATGTTAAATTATAGCGGAAAGAGGACATCCTTGTTTCCTTTCTGACTTCAGAGGGAATACATAGTTTTTTGTAAGGAAGTTTATCCTACTCCTACATGttcaattcaaaatgaaaaaccagGGAGTTGCCAGAGTTTTAAAACTGTCTTATTCTACAGTTAATTTAGCTCatcaaaacaaaagataaaatggtGACATTCCTCACACTCAGTTCTGAAGGAGTGCTACACTCACAAGACCAACTCCCTGTCATTATAAGTTAAATAAGTCCCCAAAGAGCTACTGCAATGAAATTAACCTCACTCAGCAAGTTCCCCACTAAAGTGCTGGCATAACTAAATTAATTGGATTCTGTCAAAATAATGTATGTCTGGGGATGACTTTAAGTTTATTAATCAAGAGGAATTTTACCTGAAAGGTTATTAAAATATGTGAGTTTTATCACTTGAACAAGAATTTAGATTGCATCATCTTTATGGCCcagtattttttccattgttttagcATAAGAAGACTATGGGAATACTCACGTAGCTGCACGACAGCGCTTTCTCCGTTCACTGCAATGTAGTGCAGCGTTTGTTCCCCGTAGTAGGACGCCCCTGTCTTGTCAACGTCTGTACTAGCTATTACTAACACAGCAGTAGCTAGAACGGAAAAAACTTTCATTAgatttaaaacacaatttaacCTGATGCtgataagaaaaatttttttaatttaacacagCACAtgtaaattttcattaaataagcattgatattctttttttctatatacatatagGAATATAAGCCTCAATGAATACttgataaatgagataaaatgtatttatcataCCTTTTTTATTCCATAGCATTGTAACTTTATCAGctttaaagaaacttttattaGCTAAGGCTGCATGAGGTCCATCAAAATTGGGGTACTGATATAATCTA
Encoded here:
- the EIF2A gene encoding eukaryotic translation initiation factor 2A isoform X1, with the translated sequence MGFSFRDKMAPSTPLLTVRGSEGLYMVNGPPHFTESTLFPRESGKNCKVYTFSKDGTLFAWGNGEKINIINVTNKGLRHSFDLPKAVCLEFSPKNTVLATWQPYTTSKDGTAGVPNLQLYDVKTGTCLKSFIQKKMQNWCPSWSEDESICARNVNNEVHFFENNNFNTIANKLHLQKINDFVLSPGPQPYKVAVYVPGSKGAPSFVRLYQYPNFDGPHAALANKSFFKADKVTMLWNKKATAVLVIASTDVDKTGASYYGEQTLHYIAVNGESAVVQLPKNGPIYDVVWNSSSTEFCAVYGFMPAKATIFNLKCDPVFDFGTGPRNAAYYSPHGHILVLAGFGNLRGQMEVWDVKNYKLISKPVASDSTYFAWCPDGEHILTATCAPRLRVNNGYKIWHYTGSVLHKHDVPSNAELWQVSWQPFLDGIFPAKTITYQAVPSDVPSEEPKVATAYRPPALRNKPITNSKLHEEEPPQNMKPQAGNDKPLSKTALKNQRKHEAKKAAKQEARNEKSPDLAPTPAPQSTPRNTISQSTSGDPEVDKKIKNLKKKLKAIEQLKEQAAAGKQLEKNQLEKIQKEKALLQELEDLELGI
- the EIF2A gene encoding eukaryotic translation initiation factor 2A isoform X3, yielding MQNWCPSWSEDESICARNVNNEVHFFENNNFNTIANKLHLQKINDFVLSPGPQPYKVAVYVPGSKGAPSFVRLYQYPNFDGPHAALANKSFFKADKVTMLWNKKATAVLVIASTDVDKTGASYYGEQTLHYIAVNGESAVVQLPKNGPIYDVVWNSSSTEFCAVYGFMPAKATIFNLKCDPVFDFGTGPRNAAYYSPHGHILVLAGFGNLRGQMEVWDVKNYKLISKPVASDSTYFAWCPDGEHILTATCAPRLRVNNGYKIWHYTGSVLHKHDVPSNAELWQVSWQPFLDGIFPAKTITYQAVPSDVPSEEPKVATAYRPPALRNKPITNSKLHEEEPPQNMKPQAGNDKPLSKTALKNQRKHEAKKAAKQEARNEKSPDLAPTPAPQSTPRNTISQSTSGDPEVDKKIKNLKKKLKAIEQLKEQAAAGKQLEKNQLEKIQKEKALLQELEDLELGI
- the EIF2A gene encoding eukaryotic translation initiation factor 2A isoform X2 codes for the protein MTKRIGTFKESGKNCKVYTFSKDGTLFAWGNGEKINIINVTNKGLRHSFDLPKAVCLEFSPKNTVLATWQPYTTSKDGTAGVPNLQLYDVKTGTCLKSFIQKKMQNWCPSWSEDESICARNVNNEVHFFENNNFNTIANKLHLQKINDFVLSPGPQPYKVAVYVPGSKGAPSFVRLYQYPNFDGPHAALANKSFFKADKVTMLWNKKATAVLVIASTDVDKTGASYYGEQTLHYIAVNGESAVVQLPKNGPIYDVVWNSSSTEFCAVYGFMPAKATIFNLKCDPVFDFGTGPRNAAYYSPHGHILVLAGFGNLRGQMEVWDVKNYKLISKPVASDSTYFAWCPDGEHILTATCAPRLRVNNGYKIWHYTGSVLHKHDVPSNAELWQVSWQPFLDGIFPAKTITYQAVPSDVPSEEPKVATAYRPPALRNKPITNSKLHEEEPPQNMKPQAGNDKPLSKTALKNQRKHEAKKAAKQEARNEKSPDLAPTPAPQSTPRNTISQSTSGDPEVDKKIKNLKKKLKAIEQLKEQAAAGKQLEKNQLEKIQKEKALLQELEDLELGI